A stretch of the Sphingosinithalassobacter tenebrarum genome encodes the following:
- the fliQ gene encoding flagellar biosynthesis protein FliQ, with protein MTAGQVLELGQAALLLVLTIVGPLLLVSLIVGVVIGLLQALTQIQEMTLTFVPKIIALGFVMLLMLPTIGQQLGDFMDKIGDLIVTGSPGA; from the coding sequence ATGACCGCGGGACAGGTTCTGGAACTGGGACAGGCGGCGCTGCTGCTGGTGCTGACGATCGTCGGCCCGCTGCTGCTGGTGTCGCTGATCGTCGGCGTGGTGATCGGCCTGCTCCAGGCGCTGACCCAGATTCAGGAAATGACACTGACTTTCGTTCCCAAGATCATCGCGCTGGGTTTCGTGATGCTGCTGATGCTGCCGACGATCGGCCAGCAACTCGGCGATTTCATGGACAAGATCGGCGACTTGATCGTCACTGGGTCACCGGGGGCATAA
- the flgC gene encoding flagellar basal body rod protein FlgC, with the protein MDLKTSLGISASGLRAQTLRMRVIAENIANQDSLATTPGGDPYRRRVASFRAEVDRATGGMEVRVDRIQTDRSDFQSVYDPGHPAANAEGYVLKPNVSGLVEMADMKAAQRSYEANLSAIEAARSMTMRTIDLLK; encoded by the coding sequence ATGGATCTCAAGACGTCGCTCGGTATCTCGGCTTCGGGGCTTCGCGCTCAGACGCTGCGGATGCGCGTGATCGCGGAGAATATCGCCAACCAGGATTCGCTGGCGACCACGCCGGGCGGCGATCCCTATCGCCGCCGCGTGGCCAGCTTCCGGGCGGAAGTCGATCGCGCCACCGGCGGAATGGAAGTCCGCGTCGACCGCATCCAGACCGATCGTTCGGATTTTCAGAGCGTCTATGATCCGGGCCACCCGGCAGCGAATGCCGAAGGCTATGTCCTGAAACCCAATGTTAGCGGCCTTGTCGAAATGGCCGACATGAAAGCTGCCCAGCGCAGCTACGAAGCCAATCTGAGTGCGATCGAAGCTGCCCGCAGCATGACGATGCGCACCATCGATCTTCTCAAGTAA
- the fliE gene encoding flagellar hook-basal body complex protein FliE, with product MSIGALDAASAYGRALGVGAGKTPGGAPTPAAETGKSGNFGAMVENMVTETADSLRAAEHASAMQVAGKGDLIDVVTAIGAAETALDTMVAVRDRVVNAYTDIMRMQI from the coding sequence ATGTCGATCGGAGCATTGGACGCCGCGTCCGCTTATGGACGCGCGCTGGGTGTTGGTGCCGGCAAGACGCCGGGCGGCGCCCCTACCCCCGCCGCGGAAACCGGCAAGAGCGGCAATTTCGGCGCGATGGTCGAAAACATGGTCACCGAAACGGCGGACAGCCTTCGCGCCGCCGAACATGCATCGGCGATGCAAGTCGCCGGCAAGGGCGACCTGATCGACGTCGTGACCGCGATCGGCGCGGCCGAGACCGCGCTCGACACGATGGTCGCGGTGCGCGACCGCGTCGTGAACGCCTATACCGACATCATGCGCATGCAGATCTGA
- the fliP gene encoding flagellar type III secretion system pore protein FliP (The bacterial flagellar biogenesis protein FliP forms a type III secretion system (T3SS)-type pore required for flagellar assembly.) has protein sequence MATITEQRTIVTLGEGSMSAKAIQLVLMLTVLSLAPGLLMTVTSFTRMVVALSLLRTGLGAPGVPPNPVIISLALFLSFFVMAPTFEKAWEQGVTPYTEGKIAESEAFKRTAEPFKVFMLSQVRDSDLDLFAKMGGKTYQTRAEVPLTTLAPAFMISELRRAFEIGFLLLLPFLVIDLCVSAVLMAMGMMMLPPPTIALPMKIIFFVLVDGWALVAGSLIKSFGAG, from the coding sequence ATGGCGACGATCACCGAACAGCGTACCATCGTGACGCTGGGCGAAGGGTCTATGTCGGCAAAGGCGATTCAGCTCGTCCTGATGCTGACGGTGCTCAGCCTGGCGCCCGGATTGCTGATGACGGTCACCAGCTTCACGCGCATGGTGGTGGCACTGTCGCTGCTGCGCACGGGGCTGGGTGCACCGGGCGTGCCGCCCAATCCGGTGATCATCAGTCTTGCGCTGTTCCTTTCCTTCTTTGTCATGGCGCCGACCTTCGAAAAGGCGTGGGAACAGGGCGTCACGCCCTATACCGAAGGCAAGATTGCGGAATCCGAAGCGTTCAAACGCACCGCCGAACCCTTTAAGGTCTTCATGCTCAGCCAGGTGCGCGACAGCGATCTCGACCTGTTCGCTAAAATGGGTGGCAAGACCTATCAAACACGTGCCGAGGTGCCGCTGACCACGCTTGCCCCGGCCTTCATGATTTCGGAGCTACGCCGCGCCTTCGAAATAGGCTTCCTGCTGCTGCTGCCGTTCCTGGTGATCGACCTGTGCGTCTCGGCGGTGCTGATGGCTATGGGCATGATGATGCTGCCGCCACCGACAATCGCCTTGCCGATGAAGATCATCTTCTTCGTGCTGGTCGATGGCTGGGCGCTGGTCGCGGGATCGCTGATCAAGAGTTTCGGCGCCGGCTGA
- a CDS encoding protein-glutamate methylesterase/protein-glutamine glutaminase, protein MTRPVRTLIVDDSASMRATLKRILSADPEIEVVGMAPEPFSAREMIKSLDPDVLTLDVEMPGMDGLSFLEKIMRLRPMPVVMCSTLTARGAAVTIEALRLGAVDYVTKPSGTPEDIARDAELLCTKVKSAARAAVRAGPNPLPRAVSSKHGMSNDAVIGIGSSTGGVEALFSLLPALPEDCPPVLIVQHMPATFTRSFAERLDKDCAVHVAEATDGAIPARGTVYIAPGSQRHMELANGRIRLKDGDPVGGHRPSVDILFRSLVPLGSAAVGVILTGMGMDGARGLMEMRSAGAHTFAQSRDSCVVWGMPRAALEIGAVEKELSLSAMPEAILAACRTHSMTGNV, encoded by the coding sequence GTGACACGACCGGTGCGAACCCTGATCGTCGATGACAGCGCATCGATGCGCGCGACGCTCAAGCGTATTCTTTCGGCGGACCCCGAAATCGAAGTGGTCGGCATGGCGCCCGAGCCCTTCTCGGCGCGCGAGATGATCAAGTCGCTCGATCCCGACGTGCTGACGCTGGACGTCGAAATGCCCGGCATGGACGGCCTGTCCTTCCTGGAAAAGATCATGCGGCTGCGACCGATGCCGGTGGTGATGTGCTCGACGCTCACCGCGCGCGGTGCCGCCGTGACGATCGAGGCGCTGCGCCTCGGCGCGGTCGACTATGTAACCAAGCCCAGCGGCACGCCCGAGGATATCGCCCGCGATGCCGAGTTGCTGTGCACGAAAGTGAAATCGGCGGCCCGCGCCGCGGTGCGCGCCGGCCCCAACCCGCTGCCGCGCGCGGTTTCCTCGAAACACGGGATGTCGAACGACGCAGTGATCGGCATCGGGTCGTCGACAGGCGGCGTCGAGGCGCTGTTCTCACTGCTGCCCGCCCTGCCCGAGGATTGTCCCCCGGTGCTGATCGTTCAGCATATGCCCGCGACCTTTACCCGCAGTTTTGCCGAACGGCTCGACAAGGATTGCGCGGTTCACGTCGCGGAAGCGACGGATGGTGCGATCCCGGCGCGTGGAACCGTCTATATTGCTCCTGGGAGCCAACGGCACATGGAATTGGCGAATGGACGGATACGATTGAAGGATGGCGACCCGGTCGGCGGGCATCGCCCCTCGGTCGACATTCTGTTCCGCTCGCTTGTTCCGCTCGGTTCCGCCGCGGTGGGCGTGATCCTGACCGGCATGGGCATGGATGGCGCCCGTGGCCTGATGGAGATGCGCAGCGCGGGTGCGCACACATTCGCGCAATCGCGCGACAGCTGCGTCGTCTGGGGCATGCCGCGTGCGGCGCTCGAGATCGGAGCAGTTGAAAAGGAACTTAGTCTGTCGGCCATGCCCGAGGCAATTCTCGCGGCCTGCCGCACCCATTCGATGACAGGGAACGTCTGA
- a CDS encoding chemotaxis protein CheD produces MRRIPIIQGEHAVVSEPHVIISTLLGSCVAVCLYDPVAKVGGMNHFLLGEPGVGQAVSPVDMQRYGVHAMELLINGMMGKGASRQQLRAHIYGGANIISGLGSIGSSNAAFARRFMDTEGIGIGHCDVGGTSARKVEFLPHDGRSRCTKVAQAVPEVAPRPAPKPATHGGELELF; encoded by the coding sequence ATGCGCCGTATTCCCATCATTCAGGGCGAGCATGCGGTGGTTTCCGAACCACACGTCATCATCTCGACCCTGCTCGGCAGCTGCGTTGCCGTGTGCCTCTACGACCCGGTCGCGAAGGTCGGCGGGATGAATCACTTCCTGCTCGGCGAACCGGGCGTGGGCCAGGCCGTCTCGCCGGTCGATATGCAACGCTATGGCGTGCACGCGATGGAGTTGCTGATCAACGGCATGATGGGCAAGGGCGCATCGCGCCAGCAGTTGCGCGCGCACATCTATGGCGGCGCGAACATCATTTCGGGTCTCGGCTCCATTGGCTCGTCCAACGCCGCCTTCGCGCGACGCTTCATGGACACCGAAGGAATCGGCATCGGTCATTGCGATGTCGGCGGCACATCCGCCCGCAAGGTGGAATTCCTGCCGCATGACGGCCGCAGCCGCTGCACCAAGGTGGCGCAGGCCGTGCCCGAGGTGGCGCCGCGCCCCGCCCCCAAACCCGCCACGCATGGCGGCGAACTGGAGCTGTTCTGA
- the flhB gene encoding flagellar biosynthesis protein FlhB, which translates to MADGPDKDQKTEDPTPKKLEDARKRGETPSAPEVKHAAVFVGMMIVLAGVGSWTAHSLGTMFVRLWGNADDYRMEPQGAQNFAIGVFGHVGSALMPALGALFACALIGGLIQGGMPSFAWARLKPKWSKFNPISGFGRLFGKMALVEFAKTVAKLLLVGGVSLWIAWPHASGIDRLVGLDPSQIGKHAFAIVFAMLQPVAMLAGALALFDVFWQRHAYIQKMRMSLQEVKDEHKDSEGDPHIKAKVRSIQMQRSRNRMMQKVPEASVIITNPTHFAVALQYDHGAMAAPVVVAKGVDAIALKIRAIAGEHDIPIVENRPLARALYAQAELDHPIPVEHYAAVAEIISYVMKIAKKKKR; encoded by the coding sequence GTGGCGGATGGCCCCGACAAGGATCAGAAAACAGAAGATCCGACGCCCAAGAAGCTCGAGGACGCCCGAAAACGCGGCGAGACCCCCAGCGCCCCGGAAGTAAAGCATGCCGCGGTGTTCGTCGGCATGATGATCGTGCTGGCCGGCGTCGGCAGCTGGACTGCGCATTCGCTCGGCACGATGTTCGTGCGCCTCTGGGGCAATGCCGATGACTATCGGATGGAGCCGCAGGGCGCGCAGAATTTCGCCATCGGCGTGTTCGGCCATGTCGGTTCGGCGCTGATGCCGGCGCTCGGCGCGCTGTTCGCCTGCGCGCTGATCGGCGGGCTGATCCAGGGCGGGATGCCGTCCTTCGCCTGGGCACGGCTCAAGCCGAAATGGTCGAAATTCAATCCGATCAGCGGTTTCGGCCGGCTGTTCGGCAAGATGGCGCTGGTCGAATTCGCCAAGACCGTGGCGAAGCTCCTGCTCGTCGGCGGCGTTTCGCTGTGGATCGCCTGGCCGCATGCATCGGGGATCGACCGGCTGGTCGGCCTCGATCCGTCGCAGATCGGCAAGCACGCCTTCGCCATCGTTTTCGCGATGCTCCAGCCGGTGGCGATGCTCGCCGGCGCGCTCGCCCTGTTCGACGTCTTCTGGCAGCGGCACGCCTATATCCAGAAGATGCGCATGTCGCTTCAGGAAGTGAAGGACGAGCACAAGGACAGCGAAGGCGATCCGCACATCAAGGCGAAGGTGCGCTCGATCCAGATGCAACGATCGCGCAACCGCATGATGCAGAAGGTGCCCGAAGCATCGGTGATCATCACCAACCCGACTCACTTCGCCGTGGCGCTGCAATATGATCACGGTGCGATGGCCGCGCCGGTGGTGGTCGCCAAGGGTGTCGACGCGATCGCATTGAAAATCCGCGCAATTGCCGGTGAACACGACATTCCGATCGTCGAGAACCGGCCGCTCGCCCGGGCGCTCTACGCCCAGGCTGAACTGGATCACCCGATCCCGGTCGAACATTATGCCGCAGTGGCCGAAATCATCAGCTATGTGATGAAGATCGCCAAAAAGAAGAAGCGTTGA
- a CDS encoding flagellar motor protein MotB — MARSNERPIIIKKVKKVAGGHHGGAWKVAYADFVTAMMAFFMLLWLISSPDQERLKGLAEYFTPTAPNASPATTLTSDPGAIPGLGGRSRAAQADSKTSVGQPTMEAGVNGTARGGTANVPDASQRVLATELRVAIDTIPQDAQGKQNVDIEPSRDGLRITLMDSDRQSMFRSGTAQLNPYARTILAQVAEKLAPSGAQIAIEGHTDGAGGNSEANWRLSGERALAARGALIAAGLPADRLSEIVAMGATKPVYPDQPDRPENRRITIIVMGETSALPTDSSFKF, encoded by the coding sequence ATGGCCAGGTCCAACGAGCGGCCGATCATCATCAAGAAGGTCAAGAAGGTCGCCGGGGGACATCATGGCGGGGCCTGGAAAGTGGCCTATGCCGATTTCGTGACGGCCATGATGGCCTTCTTCATGCTGCTCTGGCTGATTTCCAGCCCGGATCAGGAGCGGCTGAAGGGGCTGGCCGAATATTTCACGCCGACAGCGCCCAACGCTTCGCCGGCGACGACGCTGACCAGCGATCCCGGTGCAATCCCCGGCCTGGGGGGGCGCAGCCGCGCGGCGCAGGCCGACAGCAAGACCAGCGTCGGTCAGCCAACGATGGAAGCGGGCGTCAACGGCACGGCGCGGGGCGGCACGGCCAATGTTCCCGATGCTTCGCAGCGCGTGCTTGCCACCGAATTGCGTGTCGCGATCGACACGATCCCGCAGGATGCGCAGGGCAAGCAGAACGTCGACATCGAACCGTCGCGCGACGGATTGCGCATTACGCTGATGGACAGCGATCGCCAGTCGATGTTCCGCAGCGGCACTGCTCAGCTCAATCCCTATGCCCGTACCATCCTGGCGCAGGTCGCCGAGAAGCTCGCCCCCTCGGGCGCGCAGATCGCGATCGAAGGCCATACCGACGGCGCCGGCGGCAACAGCGAAGCGAATTGGCGGCTTTCGGGCGAGCGCGCGCTCGCCGCGCGCGGCGCGCTGATCGCGGCCGGCTTGCCAGCGGATCGCCTTTCGGAAATCGTCGCGATGGGCGCCACCAAACCTGTTTACCCGGATCAGCCGGACAGGCCGGAAAACCGCCGTATCACCATCATCGTGATGGGCGAAACCTCCGCGCTGCCGACCGATTCCAGCTTCAAGTTCTGA
- a CDS encoding CheR family methyltransferase: protein MTAAGASATAALAGGTTAMSAAANAELTPRDFTAIAAIMQSDARIALSEAKMTLVQSRLARRLREHGLSRFSEYVQLVERDKEERGRMVVALTTNHTHFFREPHHFDHLRETLMPLLREKVSQRKPVRIWSAGSSSGEEVYTIAMCLLGADRASASWLRNADVKLLATDISPPVVEAVRRAWYPENAVQAIPEAYRSAWMRPADGGFVMADEARAMVTARVLNLFESWPLKAQYDAIFCRNVMIYFADDAKEELEQRFVDQLAPEGFLYIGHSERMIGPASLRMRSCGHTIYRKGE from the coding sequence ATGACCGCCGCCGGCGCCAGCGCCACGGCGGCGCTCGCCGGCGGCACCACGGCAATGTCGGCGGCGGCCAATGCGGAGCTTACTCCGCGCGACTTCACCGCCATTGCCGCGATCATGCAATCCGACGCACGCATCGCGCTGAGCGAGGCGAAGATGACGCTCGTCCAGTCTCGGCTGGCGCGGCGGTTGCGCGAACATGGTCTGTCCCGGTTCAGCGAATACGTCCAACTGGTCGAACGCGACAAGGAAGAGCGCGGGCGGATGGTGGTGGCACTCACCACCAACCACACGCATTTCTTCCGCGAGCCGCATCATTTCGATCACTTGCGCGAAACATTGATGCCGCTGCTGCGCGAGAAGGTGTCCCAGCGAAAGCCCGTCCGCATCTGGTCGGCGGGCAGTTCGTCGGGCGAGGAAGTCTATACGATCGCGATGTGCCTGCTCGGCGCCGATCGCGCATCGGCTTCGTGGCTGCGCAATGCCGACGTCAAACTGCTGGCGACCGACATTTCGCCGCCGGTGGTCGAGGCCGTGCGCCGCGCCTGGTATCCCGAGAACGCCGTGCAGGCGATCCCGGAGGCCTATCGCAGCGCATGGATGCGGCCGGCCGACGGCGGGTTCGTGATGGCGGACGAAGCGCGGGCAATGGTCACGGCCCGCGTGCTCAACCTGTTCGAATCCTGGCCGCTCAAGGCGCAGTATGACGCGATCTTCTGCCGCAACGTGATGATCTACTTCGCCGACGACGCGAAGGAGGAACTGGAACAGCGTTTCGTCGATCAGCTCGCCCCCGAAGGATTTCTCTATATCGGCCACTCGGAACGGATGATCGGCCCGGCCTCGCTGCGAATGCGCAGCTGCGGCCACACCATTTATCGTAAGGGAGAGTGA
- a CDS encoding PilZ domain-containing protein encodes MLAFDNGDALHQQDGRWQPRNSKRSVSTLLTARLVSDRVPDQPCRIRNVSTGGMMIEFRVPLVVGDTVAVELRTGERLDASIVWTNAGRAGLQFFAPRDMTSILTPANRAAPGKGKAPRAPRFETCSAVRIGDGCRSYPARLIDISQSGGHIAIDESIALGGALWILIPDLSPRPISVRWRRGGEAGIAFGQMIPYGELAVWLADSSRRFSAA; translated from the coding sequence ATGCTTGCCTTCGACAATGGCGACGCTCTCCACCAGCAGGATGGAAGGTGGCAGCCGCGCAACAGCAAACGCAGCGTCAGCACGCTGCTGACCGCCCGACTGGTATCGGATCGCGTCCCGGATCAACCGTGTCGAATCCGAAACGTATCGACAGGCGGCATGATGATCGAATTCCGGGTTCCGCTTGTCGTGGGCGATACTGTCGCAGTGGAACTGCGCACCGGTGAACGGCTGGACGCGAGCATCGTCTGGACGAACGCGGGCCGCGCGGGGCTGCAGTTCTTCGCTCCCAGGGACATGACGTCGATCCTGACCCCCGCCAACCGCGCCGCGCCCGGCAAGGGCAAGGCGCCGCGCGCACCGCGGTTCGAAACCTGTTCGGCGGTGCGCATCGGCGACGGATGCCGCAGCTATCCCGCAAGGCTGATCGATATCTCGCAAAGCGGCGGCCACATCGCGATCGACGAATCGATCGCTCTGGGCGGCGCGCTGTGGATCTTGATCCCCGATCTGTCGCCGCGCCCCATATCGGTGCGGTGGCGTCGCGGCGGCGAAGCGGGAATCGCGTTCGGCCAGATGATCCCCTATGGCGAGCTGGCCGTATGGCTGGCGGATTCCTCCCGGCGCTTTTCCGCAGCCTGA
- a CDS encoding flagellar biosynthetic protein FliO, producing MDTLSLLRTIGALGLLLGCLAGALWAVRRYDIKLPGRITAGSRKRVELVERLTLDPKRSVALIRRDGAEHLILLAPEGHLVVESAIARVGAEETANVDAASPVEATNDNLSDLRMSFAQLVEQRRERMSARHGG from the coding sequence ATGGACACGCTGTCGCTTCTGCGCACGATCGGCGCGCTGGGGCTGCTGCTCGGCTGCCTTGCCGGCGCGCTGTGGGCTGTCCGCCGGTACGATATCAAGCTGCCGGGCAGGATCACCGCCGGATCGCGCAAGCGAGTCGAGCTGGTCGAGCGGCTGACGCTCGATCCCAAACGCTCGGTCGCGCTGATCCGTCGCGACGGCGCCGAACACCTCATCCTGCTCGCGCCCGAGGGGCATCTGGTCGTCGAAAGCGCCATTGCGCGGGTCGGGGCGGAGGAGACCGCCAATGTCGATGCCGCTTCTCCGGTCGAAGCAACCAACGACAATCTGTCGGACCTGCGGATGAGCTTCGCGCAGCTGGTCGAACAGCGGCGCGAGCGGATGTCCGCGCGGCACGGGGGCTGA
- a CDS encoding DUF922 domain-containing protein — MLALATAAPVGWLAPHAAQDPSPLPAALANQPGISVAYYDVRGATARDIRSAINAVRPTEPHHATPVDAYADIRWYWRWPTSSGGCDLASAQVRMQVTVLLPRLENIDALPVPLQQRWRGYLEALGEHEAGHIAIARRSASAIRDAIAASDCRNANKAARSAAASIQLAQIAYDRETRHGKAQGATFP, encoded by the coding sequence ATGCTGGCGCTGGCGACAGCCGCGCCTGTCGGATGGCTTGCGCCGCACGCGGCGCAGGACCCTTCCCCCCTGCCCGCCGCACTGGCAAACCAGCCGGGGATCAGCGTTGCATATTATGACGTGCGTGGCGCGACCGCGCGGGACATTCGCAGCGCGATCAACGCGGTACGACCCACCGAACCGCACCATGCGACCCCGGTCGATGCCTATGCCGATATCCGCTGGTACTGGCGGTGGCCGACATCGTCCGGCGGATGCGACCTGGCATCGGCACAGGTGCGCATGCAGGTGACGGTACTGTTGCCGAGGCTGGAAAACATCGACGCCCTGCCGGTGCCATTGCAGCAACGCTGGCGCGGCTATCTGGAAGCGCTGGGCGAGCATGAGGCGGGGCATATCGCAATCGCGCGGCGCAGCGCTTCCGCGATACGCGACGCGATTGCGGCGAGCGACTGCCGCAATGCCAACAAGGCGGCACGCAGCGCGGCGGCATCGATCCAGCTCGCCCAGATTGCCTATGACCGGGAAACCCGGCACGGAAAGGCGCAGGGCGCGACCTTTCCCTGA
- a CDS encoding FliM/FliN family flagellar motor switch protein has translation MSILDGITVEASIVLGATEVPIRQILQMSRGAMIPLDSGQDDPSLVYVNGQLVAKGKILVDGDQMSLEVGEVVKKANG, from the coding sequence ATGTCCATCCTAGACGGCATCACGGTCGAAGCCTCGATCGTACTCGGTGCGACCGAAGTGCCCATCCGCCAGATCCTGCAGATGAGCCGCGGCGCCATGATCCCGCTCGACAGCGGACAGGACGATCCGTCGCTTGTCTATGTTAACGGCCAGCTGGTCGCGAAGGGCAAGATTCTGGTCGATGGCGACCAGATGTCGCTCGAAGTCGGCGAAGTCGTGAAAAAGGCGAACGGCTGA
- the fliR gene encoding flagellar biosynthetic protein FliR, with amino-acid sequence MNAIPENLPLIVSAFFILFARTGAVLMLLPVFSEDAVPGRIRLLIAFGMTSGIWPLQNEAALAVAQSGPLPAVLIAELLTGLAMGMIVKILFYAISMAGSIISMQIGLSAAMLFDPAQGSQVPLLSKFVTMAAAIVCMAMQVHHLWIQSIVESYNLFPIGGLPPAQDFAQMAIAAINRSMMLAVGLAAPLLIYGIVFNVALGLAARVAPAIQVFFISQPLNIMLGMALTAMTLGTVLTVFATEMGQAMLGGWR; translated from the coding sequence ATGAACGCAATCCCCGAAAACCTGCCGCTGATCGTCAGCGCCTTCTTCATCCTCTTCGCGAGGACGGGGGCGGTACTGATGCTGTTGCCGGTCTTTTCCGAGGACGCGGTGCCTGGGCGGATTCGCCTCCTCATCGCCTTCGGCATGACCAGCGGAATCTGGCCGCTGCAGAACGAAGCCGCTCTGGCGGTGGCGCAAAGCGGCCCGCTGCCCGCGGTACTGATCGCCGAGCTGCTGACGGGGCTGGCGATGGGCATGATCGTCAAGATCCTGTTCTACGCCATCTCGATGGCCGGTTCGATCATCAGCATGCAGATCGGCCTGTCCGCCGCGATGCTGTTCGATCCCGCGCAGGGCAGCCAGGTGCCGCTGCTTTCCAAATTCGTGACGATGGCGGCCGCGATCGTGTGCATGGCGATGCAGGTCCATCATCTGTGGATCCAGTCGATCGTCGAAAGCTACAACCTCTTCCCGATCGGCGGCCTGCCCCCGGCGCAGGATTTCGCGCAGATGGCGATCGCCGCGATCAATCGTTCGATGATGCTGGCGGTGGGCCTTGCGGCGCCGCTGCTGATCTACGGCATCGTCTTCAACGTGGCGCTGGGCCTTGCCGCGCGCGTCGCGCCGGCGATCCAGGTGTTCTTCATTTCGCAACCGCTCAACATCATGCTCGGCATGGCACTGACCGCCATGACGCTCGGCACGGTTCTCACCGTGTTCGCCACCGAGATGGGTCAGGCGATGCTCGGCGGGTGGCGCTGA
- a CDS encoding response regulator has product MPAASQIKVMVVDDQTSMRAMIRRALQDLGFKDVRDKASAPEALSAVRNDRVHLIISDYNMPEMDGLQFLQNVRADPVIGKTVFIMLTGSSDREVVQKAAALGVNNYVVKPFAPAALKEKIERVFGELT; this is encoded by the coding sequence ATGCCAGCAGCGTCACAAATCAAGGTGATGGTCGTCGACGACCAGACCAGCATGCGGGCGATGATCCGTCGCGCTCTGCAGGATCTGGGGTTCAAGGACGTGCGCGACAAAGCCTCGGCGCCGGAAGCACTTTCGGCGGTGCGCAACGATCGCGTCCATCTGATCATTTCGGACTATAACATGCCGGAAATGGACGGACTGCAGTTCCTGCAGAACGTGCGTGCCGATCCGGTGATCGGCAAGACGGTGTTCATCATGCTCACCGGCTCGTCCGACCGCGAGGTCGTTCAGAAGGCCGCGGCGCTGGGCGTCAACAACTATGTCGTCAAACCCTTCGCTCCGGCCGCGCTCAAGGAAAAGATCGAGCGCGTCTTCGGCGAGCTGACCTGA
- a CDS encoding MarR family winged helix-turn-helix transcriptional regulator: MANDRHKPRNAVEQVDSGSTFYARLGYDVAHFGPMWHLLKLAQLIENDLNRIAGEQGLSLADFHLLGALMMEAPRPMRATDLAHALNVSNTVLTGRVRRLAEAGLLRRDADAGDRRSTRLALTGDGERKVRDIGRVMETNGRFVAELGRLTGGDQQTLSHILRSLHIGMERHFLPRSRPE; encoded by the coding sequence ATGGCCAATGACCGTCACAAGCCCCGAAACGCTGTCGAGCAAGTGGACAGCGGCAGCACCTTCTATGCCCGGCTCGGCTATGATGTCGCGCATTTCGGGCCGATGTGGCACTTGCTCAAACTCGCCCAGCTGATCGAGAACGATCTCAATCGCATCGCGGGCGAACAGGGGCTCAGCCTTGCCGACTTCCACTTGCTCGGCGCGCTGATGATGGAAGCCCCGCGGCCGATGCGCGCGACCGACCTCGCCCATGCGCTGAACGTGTCGAACACGGTGCTCACGGGGCGCGTGCGGCGGCTGGCCGAGGCCGGGCTGCTCCGCCGCGATGCCGATGCCGGCGACCGGCGCAGCACGCGGCTGGCACTGACCGGAGACGGCGAGCGCAAGGTACGCGATATCGGCCGGGTGATGGAAACCAACGGCCGTTTCGTTGCCGAGCTGGGGCGGCTGACCGGCGGCGACCAGCAGACGCTCAGCCATATCCTGCGCAGCCTGCATATCGGCATGGAACGCCATTTCCTGCCGCGCAGCCGCCCGGAATAG